From a region of the Scyliorhinus torazame isolate Kashiwa2021f chromosome 15, sScyTor2.1, whole genome shotgun sequence genome:
- the LOC140391908 gene encoding uncharacterized protein isoform X2: MAIVSCLAQLRGTEEVVRTLRKEIEETHRMSKVDVGEIEKENLELRRKLAAKDGEVDDAKRAHQSCLAHLSSFQTQYEKTYQDTQRAVLVREEIDKQVEALQRQSSDLKAALRALHSTTTDHRQSSVDHAKCRKQIAELQSLLSVQNGFQSTFGSQLDAEDGPDWEELNETTHRYVQGTCAQGKPQKRKAPQSPTEQIFQAPMNPVTSHRTATSDDTEFLYTTSLTVTQLRDACDKITPFLPTSDPHHFFARVKQQATMYGLDEREQVKLTVLSLDPSVVAALPDPQNVGGGTLAEMHITILDTISYNRGDPVEGLNKCRQKKTEHPTAFAGRLWIHFAAVFGDLDRAHLSPDNMAKWTHTLISHATEKDKKLVPIMIPQRRFIMRNEL, encoded by the coding sequence atggcaatcgtgtcctgtttggcacaattgcgaggcacagaggaggtcgttcggacgctccgtaaagagatagaggagacacatcgaatgagtaaggtcgatgtgggcgagatagagaaagagaacctagaattaagaaggaagttagcagcaaaggacggagaggtggatgatgccaagagggcacaccagtcttgtctggcgcacctaagcagcttccagacacagtacgaaaagacctatcaggacacgcaacgtgcagtcctggtaagagaggaaatagacaaacaggtagaggcattgcaaaggcagagtagcgacctgaaagcagcattacgagcactccattctACCACCACGGATCACAgacagagctcagtagatcacgctaagtgccggaagcagattgcagaactgcagtctttgctttcagttcagaatggattccagagcacctttggatcccagttagatgcagaagacggcccggattgggaagaattaaatgagaccacgcatagatatgttcagggaacatgtgcgcaaggaaagccccagaagagaaaagcgccccaatcccccacagagcagatatttcaggctccaatgaacccagtcacctcccaccgcacagccacatcggacgacacggaatttctgtacaccacctccttaacagtgacccaattacgggacgcgtgcgataaaatcacaccgttcctccccacctcagacccccaccacttctttgccagagtaaaacagcaggctaccatgtacggcctggatgagcgagagcaagtaaagctcacagttttgagtttagacccttcggtcgtagcagcccttcccgacccacagaatgtaggaggaggcacccttgcagaaatgcatatcaCGATCCTAGACACGAtcagctacaacagaggtgaccccgtagaaggcctcaataagtgcaggcaaaagaaaaccgagcaccccacagcgtttgctggacgcttgtggatccatttcgcagctgttttcggagacttagaccgcgcccatttgtccccagacaacatggccaaatggacccacacccttatctcccatgccacagaaaaggacaaaaagcttgtgccaattatgatccctcagaggaggttcATAATGAGAAAtgagttgtaa